From a single Methanofollis sp. W23 genomic region:
- a CDS encoding amidohydrolase family protein — MREVYNGEDVLVRDVEVQGRQVNIKIEGGRFAAIGEDAGGEADLVIEGKGAVALPGLYNTHTHAAMTLLRGYADDMILQEWLSEKIWPLEAHLTADDVYWGTRLACLEMIRSGTVGFNDMYFFMEDAARAVETMGMKAQLSYGFIDLFDEEKREKEIKATEALATSVRGMDNPRIKAAVGPHSIYTVSEEGLSWCAEFSRQQDINIHVHLAETEQEVTDCVAKTGVRPTQVLDRCGLLTPRTVAAHCCWLDSDDCALLGNRGVFASHNPASNMKLAVGRAMPYEWLKERGAGLCLGTDGCSSNNNLDMFEEMKFAALLQKFYWRSPTILPAEEALAMASANGAAALGFEGGKLEVGAPADLVLLDRRASSNTPLYNPASNAVYACNGGAVSTVLCDGRVLMQDRVVPGEEEVLEGARQAIAGLLARHHASVSE; from the coding sequence ATGAGAGAAGTATACAATGGAGAGGACGTCCTGGTACGGGACGTCGAGGTGCAGGGCAGACAGGTGAACATCAAGATCGAGGGCGGACGGTTTGCGGCCATCGGTGAGGACGCCGGTGGCGAGGCAGACCTTGTCATCGAGGGGAAGGGTGCGGTCGCTCTCCCTGGGCTGTACAACACCCACACCCACGCGGCAATGACCCTCCTGCGAGGGTATGCCGACGACATGATCCTCCAGGAGTGGCTCTCTGAAAAGATCTGGCCACTGGAAGCGCACCTGACCGCCGACGACGTCTACTGGGGGACGCGCCTGGCATGCCTTGAGATGATCAGGTCAGGGACGGTCGGGTTCAATGACATGTACTTCTTCATGGAAGACGCCGCAAGGGCCGTCGAGACAATGGGGATGAAGGCGCAGCTCTCGTACGGGTTCATCGACCTCTTCGACGAGGAGAAGCGGGAGAAAGAGATCAAGGCGACCGAGGCGCTGGCCACTTCGGTCAGGGGGATGGACAACCCGCGGATCAAGGCGGCGGTCGGCCCCCACTCTATCTACACCGTCTCCGAGGAGGGGCTCTCCTGGTGCGCCGAATTTTCCCGTCAGCAGGATATCAACATCCACGTCCACCTGGCCGAGACCGAGCAGGAAGTGACCGACTGCGTCGCCAAGACCGGAGTGCGCCCCACACAGGTGCTGGACCGGTGCGGACTCCTCACCCCGAGGACGGTCGCCGCCCACTGTTGCTGGCTCGATTCAGACGACTGCGCACTTCTTGGCAACCGCGGCGTCTTTGCATCCCACAATCCGGCAAGCAACATGAAACTCGCGGTGGGCCGCGCGATGCCATATGAATGGTTGAAGGAAAGGGGTGCCGGGCTCTGTCTCGGGACCGACGGGTGTTCGTCCAACAACAATCTCGACATGTTCGAGGAGATGAAGTTCGCCGCACTCCTCCAGAAGTTCTACTGGCGCTCGCCGACCATCCTCCCTGCAGAGGAGGCGCTTGCCATGGCCTCGGCAAACGGCGCTGCGGCACTCGGCTTTGAAGGCGGGAAACTCGAGGTCGGTGCCCCCGCCGACCTGGTCCTCCTCGACCGCCGGGCCTCCAGCAACACTCCGCTCTACAACCCGGCGTCCAATGCGGTCTATGCCTGCAACGGCGGTGCGGTCTCCACCGTGCTCTGCGACGGCCGCGTCCTGATGCAGGACCGCGTCGTCCCTGGCGAAGAGGAGGTGCTGGAGGGCGCACGGCAGGCGATCGCCGGGCTGCTCGCGCGGCACCATGCGTCTGTCTCAGAATAA
- a CDS encoding MTAP family purine nucleoside phosphorylase, giving the protein MLGIIGGTSLLYCDLPPLEEKTVWTPYGPAAVHTGEIALMLRHQADRPPHQINYQAQMAALALCGVDRVVAFGSVGSLKPLIQPGTVMLPTDYLSLTDIPSFHNHAIEHVMPALDQGLVKQISEAVPTAEVGGTYAQTRGPRIETVSEVQALAKIADVVGMTVASEATLARELEIPFAAVCTVDNYANGLSDEVLTYEHILATSKKYARRTEDLVGAVVQALGA; this is encoded by the coding sequence ATGCTCGGGATCATCGGCGGCACCAGCCTCCTGTACTGTGACCTCCCCCCACTGGAGGAAAAGACGGTCTGGACCCCGTACGGTCCGGCCGCCGTGCATACCGGCGAGATCGCCCTGATGCTCAGGCACCAGGCCGACCGTCCGCCCCACCAGATCAATTATCAGGCCCAGATGGCGGCGCTCGCCCTCTGCGGCGTAGACCGGGTCGTCGCCTTCGGGTCGGTCGGTTCATTGAAACCCCTCATCCAGCCAGGGACGGTGATGCTCCCGACCGACTATCTCAGCCTCACCGACATCCCCTCCTTCCACAACCATGCCATCGAGCATGTGATGCCGGCTCTTGACCAGGGTCTGGTGAAGCAGATCTCAGAGGCCGTCCCTACCGCCGAGGTCGGGGGGACCTATGCCCAGACGCGCGGCCCCAGGATCGAGACGGTCTCTGAAGTGCAGGCCCTGGCAAAGATCGCGGATGTAGTCGGGATGACGGTGGCGAGCGAGGCGACGCTTGCCCGAGAACTCGAGATCCCGTTTGCGGCGGTCTGCACGGTCGACAATTATGCGAATGGATTATCTGATGAGGTGCTGACCTACGAACACATCCTTGCCACCTCGAAGAAATACGCGAGGCGGACCGAGGACCTGGTCGGTGCGGTTGTGCAGGCACTGGGAGCATGA
- a CDS encoding nicotinate phosphoribosyltransferase, translating into MSRFHMVDEGTIARGECTDIYFARCEEVLEKEGIDPVVTMEVTTAGMPYEWGIFCGLHDVLALLSGLSVDVEAMPEGSVFRPREPVLRITGRYREFGVFETALLGFLCHASGIATAAAHIKHAAGERKIYSFGSRRQHPAIAPMIERSAWIGGVDGVSNTTAPPGMPVVGTMPHAFVMCHENPEEAWTAFDRYAASEVPRLMLCDTFGDEKEECLRAAELGFTKGVRLDTPRSRRGNMRSILEEVRWELDSHGHEDVEIFLSGGITREDILAFRDIVEAFGVGGSIANAPVIDFSLDIIEVEGRSVAKRGKWSGVKQVYLFPDGRRKLLPISAPAPEGAAPLLVPAIRDGTIMASAETAEARARVLAYLAGIAGSV; encoded by the coding sequence ATGAGCCGTTTTCATATGGTTGACGAGGGGACGATCGCGCGCGGCGAGTGCACAGATATCTATTTTGCCCGCTGTGAAGAGGTGCTTGAGAAGGAAGGGATAGACCCGGTGGTCACGATGGAGGTGACGACCGCAGGTATGCCCTATGAGTGGGGGATTTTCTGTGGGCTTCACGATGTCCTTGCTCTCCTTTCCGGTCTCTCGGTGGACGTGGAGGCCATGCCTGAGGGGAGCGTCTTTCGCCCGAGAGAACCGGTGCTCAGGATCACCGGGCGGTACCGTGAGTTCGGGGTCTTCGAGACCGCCCTCCTCGGGTTTCTCTGCCACGCCTCGGGGATCGCGACCGCCGCCGCGCATATCAAGCACGCCGCAGGAGAGCGCAAGATCTACTCATTCGGTTCACGGCGACAACACCCGGCGATCGCACCGATGATCGAGCGCTCGGCATGGATCGGAGGGGTGGACGGGGTCTCGAACACCACCGCCCCGCCTGGCATGCCGGTCGTCGGGACGATGCCGCACGCCTTTGTGATGTGTCATGAGAACCCTGAAGAGGCATGGACGGCCTTCGACCGCTATGCCGCGTCCGAGGTGCCGCGCCTGATGCTCTGCGACACCTTCGGCGACGAGAAGGAGGAGTGCCTCAGGGCGGCAGAACTTGGGTTCACGAAGGGCGTGCGCCTGGACACCCCGCGCTCGCGCCGCGGGAACATGCGTTCCATCCTTGAAGAGGTGCGCTGGGAACTCGACAGTCATGGGCACGAGGATGTCGAGATCTTTCTCTCTGGCGGTATCACGAGGGAGGACATCCTTGCCTTCCGCGATATTGTCGAGGCATTTGGGGTCGGGGGTTCGATCGCCAATGCCCCGGTCATCGACTTCTCCCTGGACATCATCGAGGTGGAAGGGAGGAGTGTTGCCAAGCGGGGTAAGTGGAGCGGGGTCAAGCAGGTTTATCTCTTCCCTGACGGCCGGCGGAAACTTCTCCCGATCTCCGCCCCTGCACCAGAGGGGGCCGCGCCGCTCCTGGTCCCGGCGATACGGGACGGGACGATCATGGCCTCTGCAGAGACTGCGGAGGCGAGGGCGCGCGTCCTCGCATATCTTGCCGGGATCGCAGGGTCTGTATGA